Within Flavobacterium pisciphilum, the genomic segment CAAAACCTCAATTAGAGATTTTTGCTGATGATGTAAAATGTTCTCACGGTTGCACAATCGGGCAATTAGACGAAACAGCTATGTTCTACATGCAATCACGTGGAATTCCTCAAAAAGAAGCAAAAGCTTTACTAATGTATGCATTCTCAAATGCCGTTATCGAAAGCATCAAAATACCTGAATTAAAAAAACGAATTACTACAATTATTGCCAGCAAACTAGGCGTAAAAATGGGATTTGATTTATAGACGGATTTAACTAAAAGTCTTGCAAAAGATTTAACCAAAAAGTTCGCAAAGGTTCACACAAAGACCGCAAAGTTTATAAGCTTTGCGGTCTTTTTTATATAAAACTTAACCGAAACACGAAGTTAGCTGAACTTAGCGCTCTTTGCGATTTCTTTTACTTTGCGAACTTTGCGGTTATTTTTTTACTTAATAGAAGAAACTATCTCCTTCAAAAAAGTATTAAAATTAAATTCAAGATCATCGGTCAGACCCATTCTAACTATGACTAGATCCAACGATGGAATAATAAAAACCTTTTGCCCTTGGAAGCCACTGCAATAAAACATATCTCTAGGAGCATCTTTGTATTTACCACCTGCATTAAGCCAAAATTGAGCACCATAGTCCCCTTTAGAGGTATTGGTCGGAGTAGACACATATTTCACCCAACTTTCATCAAGAATCTGCTCTCCTTTCCAGTTTCCTTTATGCAAATACAACAAGCCAAATTTAGACCAATCTCTAGTAGTTGCCCAAGCATAAGATGAGCCTACATAATTCCCCACCATATCAGTTTCAATAACTACAGAGTTCATCCCGATTTTATCTATTAATGCCGAATACCAAAAATCTAAATATTCCTGATGCGTCTTAAATTGTTTTCTCAAAATAGCTGATAATAGATTACTTGTTCCTGAGGAATAATTCCAATGCGTATCTGGCTTAAACAAAGCTGGCTTTTCTAATTGCACTCTTGCCATGTCTTCTGACTCAAAGAGCATAATCGTTGCATCACAAATAGTATTGTAATTCTCTACCCATTCCAAACCAGAATTCATATGAAGCAAATCATTGGTAGTAATAATTCTGCGGTCATCATTTTGCCATTCGACTATGGGAGCAGGTTTATAAATATCAAACTTTTTTTGTTTTTGAAGCACCCCAAACATAGTTCCCGTAATACTTTTAGTCATAGACCAACCAAGTAATTTACTGTTTTTAGTAAAACCTGGCTCATATTTTTCAGCTATCAGCTTATCTTTGTACAACACCAAAACTGACCTTGTTCTTTTGCTTTTTCCCCCTGAAACATCAAATGCATTTGCAACAGCTTTTTCCAACTTAGAATAATCAATAGTAGAGAAAATGGTATCTTTAGGTTCCTTATCTCCATAAGGAAAAGGCAAATCATTTATCAGCTTTACTCTTTTGGGAACTTCATAAGGCTTCGACGTATCAAAATTATCATTAATTAGAGTAGCACCAATACCTTCACGATAAATTGCTTTACGCTCTTTTAACCCATAAACATTAGATGTAGCAAACTTCCCTTCTGCATTAATTTTGCTTGTTGCCAAGTCAAGCAAAGGAATATCATTA encodes:
- a CDS encoding serine hydrolase domain-containing protein: MKKILKLLVLLLVIIIIYFRFTTYPKLDLISGFTSKSIASCHFIDNRSLESIEKGDNDIPLLDLATSKINAEGKFATSNVYGLKERKAIYREGIGATLINDNFDTSKPYEVPKRVKLINDLPFPYGDKEPKDTIFSTIDYSKLEKAVANAFDVSGGKSKRTRSVLVLYKDKLIAEKYEPGFTKNSKLLGWSMTKSITGTMFGVLQKQKKFDIYKPAPIVEWQNDDRRIITTNDLLHMNSGLEWVENYNTICDATIMLFESEDMARVQLEKPALFKPDTHWNYSSGTSNLLSAILRKQFKTHQEYLDFWYSALIDKIGMNSVVIETDMVGNYVGSSYAWATTRDWSKFGLLYLHKGNWKGEQILDESWVKYVSTPTNTSKGDYGAQFWLNAGGKYKDAPRDMFYCSGFQGQKVFIIPSLDLVIVRMGLTDDLEFNFNTFLKEIVSSIK